The following proteins are co-located in the Carassius auratus strain Wakin chromosome 7, ASM336829v1, whole genome shotgun sequence genome:
- the eif3jb gene encoding eukaryotic translation initiation factor 3 subunit J-B isoform X1: MADSDDWDADNFDPSEPIRAVAGRLDRWEGEDEEEDVKDNWDDEEEEKKEEEMKVEQKKAEVKPPEKKKITDKIKEKENLQKKKQDELRKKMDKTAKSKTLSPEEQHAEKLRLKKLQEEADMELARESFGVDPAAANASTTVITTNNASGIEAMCPSSKDDFVAFEKLLKDKITQFEKSVHYSSFLESLFRELCISLEVDDLKKISNSLSVLLSEKQRQEKEKKANKKKKKGVLPGGGLKANIKDDFGDYGGFDDGYGNDYDDFM, encoded by the exons ATGGCGGATTCCGACGACTGGG ACGCTGATAACTTCGATCCGAGCGAGCCGATCCGAGCTGTCGCCGGGAGGCTGGATAGATGGGAAGGCGAGGACGAGGAGGAAGACGTGAAG GATAACTGggatgatgaggaggaagagaaaaaggaagaagagatgaaagttgaacagaaaaaagCAG AGGTGAAACCccctgagaagaaaaaaataactgataaaataaaagaaaaagaaaatttgcaaaagaaaaaacaagatgagttgagaaagaaa ATGGACAAAACAGCAAAAAGTAAGACTCTATCTCCAGAGGAGCAGCATGCAGAGAAGCTGCGACTGAAAAAACTGCAGGAGGAGGCAGACATGGAATTGGCCCGTGAGTCGTTTG GTGTTGATCCTGCAGCTGCAAATGCCTCTACTACTGTTATCACAACAAACAATGCCTCCGGAATTGAAGCCATGTGCCCTTCATCCAAAGATGACTTTGTTGCATTTGAAAAATTACTGAAAGATAAGATAACACAGTTTGAAAAATCAGTGCATTATTCCAGCTTTTTGGAGTCACTGTTTCGAGAGCTGTGTATTTCAT TGGAAGTAGATGacctgaaaaaaataagtaattctTTATCTGTTCTGCTCAGTGAAAAACAAAGGCAAGAAAAG GAAAAGAAGgcaaataagaaaaagaagaaaggtgTACTCCCTGGTGGTGGATTGAAAGCAAACATTAAAGATGACTTTGGTGATTATGGTGGTTTTGACGACGGCTATGGCAATGATTATGATGACTTCATGTGA
- the eif3jb gene encoding eukaryotic translation initiation factor 3 subunit J-B isoform X2, translated as MKVEQKKAEVKPPEKKKITDKIKEKENLQKKKQDELRKKMDKTAKSKTLSPEEQHAEKLRLKKLQEEADMELARESFGVDPAAANASTTVITTNNASGIEAMCPSSKDDFVAFEKLLKDKITQFEKSVHYSSFLESLFRELCISLEVDDLKKISNSLSVLLSEKQRQEKEKKANKKKKKGVLPGGGLKANIKDDFGDYGGFDDGYGNDYDDFM; from the exons atgaaagttgaacagaaaaaagCAG AGGTGAAACCccctgagaagaaaaaaataactgataaaataaaagaaaaagaaaatttgcaaaagaaaaaacaagatgagttgagaaagaaa ATGGACAAAACAGCAAAAAGTAAGACTCTATCTCCAGAGGAGCAGCATGCAGAGAAGCTGCGACTGAAAAAACTGCAGGAGGAGGCAGACATGGAATTGGCCCGTGAGTCGTTTG GTGTTGATCCTGCAGCTGCAAATGCCTCTACTACTGTTATCACAACAAACAATGCCTCCGGAATTGAAGCCATGTGCCCTTCATCCAAAGATGACTTTGTTGCATTTGAAAAATTACTGAAAGATAAGATAACACAGTTTGAAAAATCAGTGCATTATTCCAGCTTTTTGGAGTCACTGTTTCGAGAGCTGTGTATTTCAT TGGAAGTAGATGacctgaaaaaaataagtaattctTTATCTGTTCTGCTCAGTGAAAAACAAAGGCAAGAAAAG GAAAAGAAGgcaaataagaaaaagaagaaaggtgTACTCCCTGGTGGTGGATTGAAAGCAAACATTAAAGATGACTTTGGTGATTATGGTGGTTTTGACGACGGCTATGGCAATGATTATGATGACTTCATGTGA
- the cilp gene encoding cartilage intermediate layer protein 1: MGCLSTWTFLLLLLGITKTFSQGTWRSIMGTSLRPNPAVYHNEDNYEWTTWFNVDHPGGKGDYEKLNAIRFYYRARVCEVPRALEARTTEWIPARSTGERVHADPAVGFWCVNDEQHFGRNCSNYAVRFLCPKEIVSDVEEVIWGPWSDWSLCPSQCDQVAIQHRSRSCKSNFKQCNGQTVEARSCQGPPCPRCELHCVMGKVNDECDGCMCQDHTVLGSVRSAGGLPAPGAAILRAGPRPKFFTVTDHNGHFQVPGICPDANTTLMIKLKNHAPLQVTVPLSTERTSVLLLKLERAKKLYVLKNPESKARREGQTAAFCCKVDGTPEPNQYEWFHNGTLLDRSQYQYDETLVLRNVSLDHIGEYYCRASNENGAIKSKAATLTVIGQKAPSCNPKPYSHLIRLPHDCIQNETNSIYYDVGRCPTSTCTGKLDNGIRCKDSVSYCCGISNMEEKEITCQGYQLPIMVVTQCGCKTCVDTKAIVRGRAIAADTGEPMRFGHIYMDGTRISRTGYKGTFSIQVPTNTERLVLTFVDNMQKFVNTTKVLPFNPKGGAVFYEIKLLRKKPAVIISSRETNKLDLGELEGQDPIAEIEIPPNAFYKENGEVFMGNVKASVTFLDPRDVSTAAAAQSDLNFIGDEGDTMPLRTYGMFSVDFRDEEGGESLNAGEVKVRLDAAQVKMPEHLKTMKLWSLNPDTGLWEEEGQFHAEKKQRGKREERTFLIGNMEIRERRLFNLDVPENRRCYVKVRAFRSERYMPSEQSEGVVMTLINMEPTPGFSTNPRAWGRFDSVITGPNGACLPAFCDEQKSDAYSAYIMANLGGEELDAVASSPKLNPNTIGVPQPYLNKLNYRRTDHDDPRIKKTAFSINVAKPRSNVAEEANGPVYSFDKLKECEEAPFSAAHFRFSRVEGDRYDYNTVPFNEDDPMSWTEDYLSWWPKPMEYRACYIKVKLNSVHELNVRSRNMGGTHPKTVGQLYGIRDTRSIRDMDQSTVSAVCLEFKCSGMLYDQDRVDRTLVKVMPQGSCKRDSVNSMLQEYLVNHLPLAVNNDTNEFTMLAPLDPLGHNYGIYTVTDQDPRTAKEIALGRCFDGTSDGTSRVMKSNEGVALTFTCGDKEVTRQSMFQQIQNSLGQATAGSARPSRGNRRQRVDSTVPRNSRRRSTRNSYTRAQTIG; this comes from the exons ATGGGCTGTCTCTCAACCTGGACCTTTCTTCTGCTTCTGTTGGGAATAACAAAAACCTTTTCTCAAG GGACATGGAGAAGCATCATGGGGACATCATTGAGACCAAACCCAGCTGTGTACCATAATGAAG ATAATTATGAGTGGACCACATGGTTCAATGTAGATCACCCTGGAGGGAAAGGAGACTATGAGAAGCTGAATGCCATTCGTTTTTATTATCGAGCTCGTGTTTGTGAGGTTCCTCGAGCTCTAGAGGCACGTACTACTGAGTGGATCCCAGCTCGCAGCACTGGGGAAAGAGTACATGCTGACCCAGCTGTGGGCTTCTGGTGTGTCAATGATGAACAGCATTTTGGGAGAAACTGCTCAAACTATGCTGTACGTTTCCTGTGTCCTAAAG AAATTGTTTCAGATGTTGAAGAAGTGATATGGGGTCCATGGTCAGACTGGAGTCTGTGTCCATCACAGTGTGATCAGGTTGCAATACAGCATCGCTCTAGAAGCTGCAAATCCAATTTCAAACAATGCAATGGCCAAACTGTCGAAGCCAGGTCATGCCAAGGGCCACCTTGCCCAC gCTGTGAACTGCACTGTGTGATGGGCAAGGTAAATGATGAGTGCGATGGCTGTATGTGCCAGGATCATACAGTTTTAGGATCAGTACGTAGTGCCGGGGGTCTCCCTGCACCTGGAGCTGCCATCCTCCGTGCTGGTCCTAGGCCCAAATTCTTCACTGTAACTGATCACAATGGCCATTTTCAAGTCCCTGGAatctgccctgatgccaacacaACGCTAATGATCAAGCTAAAAAACCATGCTCCACTCCAAGTCACTGTTCCCTTGAGCACTGAACGCACCTCCGTTCTCCTTTTGAAGCTAGAGAGAGCAA AAAAACTGTATGTGTTGAAAAACCCTGAGAGCAAGGCCAGAAGGGAAGGTCAGACAGCTGCCTTCTGTTGTAAGGTTGATGGGACACCTGAACCAAACCAGTATGAATG GTTCCACAACGGTACTCTGCTGGACAGGAGTCAATATCAATATGACGAGACACTGGTTTTGAGGAATGTCAGTTTGGACCATATAGGAGAATACTACTGCAGAGCCAGTAATGAGAACGGAGCAATCAAATCTAAGGCAGCCACCCTCACAGTTATTG GTCAAAAAGCACCATCATGCAACCCTAAGCCTTATTCCCATTTGATTCGACTACCACATGACTGCATTCAAAATGAGACCAACTCTATCTACTATGATGTGGGGAGATGCCCAACATCTACATGCACAGGGAAGCTGGATAATGGCATCAGATGCAAAGACTCAGTTTCCTATTGCTGTGGAATTTCAAACATGGAGGAGAAAGAGATTACATGTCAGGGATATCAGTTGCCCATCATGGTAGTGACTCAGTGTGGTTGTAAAACATGTGTGGACACAAAGGCTATTGTTCGTGGACGTGCTATCGCAGCAGACACTGGTGAGCCCATGAGGTTTGGACACATCTACATGGATGGCACAAGAATAAGTCGAACCGGATACAAAGGCACATTCTCTATCCAGGTACCAACAAATACAGAGCGTCTGGTCCTCACCTTTGTAGACAACATGCAGAAGTTTGTGAATACCACAAAAGTGCTACCATTCAATCCAAAAGGTGGAGCTGTGTTTTACGAGATCAAGCTGTTGAGGAAAAAGCCAGCTGTGATTATTAGCTCAAGAGAGACTAATAAGCTAGATCTAGGTGAGTTAGAAGGTCAGGATCCCATTGCTGAGATCGAGATCCCTCCAAATGCATTCTATAAAGAAAATGGAGAGGTGTTCATGGGAAATGTCAAGGCCAGTGTGACTTTCCTCGACCCCAGGGATGTATCAACAGCAGCAGCTGCCCAAAGTGATCTCAACTTCATTGGTGATGAAGGTGACACTATGCCCTTGAGAACCTATGGAATGTTCTCTGTGGACTTCAGGGATGAAGAAGGAGGTGAGTCGCTCAATGCCGGAGAAGTGAAAGTGCGTCTCGATGCAGCACAAGTGAAGATGCCCGAGCACTTGAAGACCATGAAATTATGGTCCCTTAATCCTGATACAGGTTTATGGGAGGAGGAGGGCCAGTTCCATGCTGAGAAGAAACAAAGGGGGAAACGAGAGGAGAGGACCTTCCTCATAGGTAACATGGAAATCCGTGAGAGACGGCTGTTTAACTTAGATGTACCTGAGAACAGGAGATGTTATGTGAAAGTGAGGGCTTTTCGTAGTGAACGGTACATGCCTAGTGAGCAAAGTGAAGGAGTCGTGATGACTTTAATAAATATGGAGCCCACGCCAGGGTTTTCAACCAACCCTCGGGCTTGGGGTAGATTTGATAGCGTCATCACTGGCCCAAATGGTGCATGTCTTCCAGCCTTCTGTGATGAACAGAAATCAGATGCATATTCAGCCTACATCATGGCCAACCTGGGCGGAGAAGAGCTAGATGCAGTAGCATCCTCTCCAAAGTTGAATCCTAACACCATTGGCGTTCCACAACCCTATCTGAATAAACTAAACTACAGACGCACGGACCACGATGATCCCAGAATAAAAAAGACAGCATTCAGCATCAATGTGGCCAAACCCCGGTCAAACGTGGCTGAGGAAGCCAATGGTCCAGTTTATTCATTTGACAAACTTAAAGAGTGTGAGGAAGCTCCATTCAGTGCAGCTCACTTCCGTTTCTCAAGAGTTGAAGGAGATCGGTACGATTACAACACAGTGCCTTTTAATGAGGATGACCCCATGAGCTGGACTGAAGACTATTTGAGTTGGTGGCCAAAACCCATGGAATACAGGGCTTGCTACATTAAAGTAAAACTTAACAGTGTCCATGAGCTCAACGTTCGGTCTCGCAATATGGGAGGCACCCATCCTAAAACTGTTGGCCAACTGTATGGCATTCGTGACACAAGAAGCATCCGAGACATGGACCAATCAACTGTTTCAGCAGTGTGTCTGGAGTTCAAGTGCAGTGGGATGCTGTATGACCAAGACCGAGTGGATCGGACTCTTGTGAAAGTAATGCCTCAGGGCAGCTGTAAGCGAGACAGTGTAAACAGCATGCTACAGGAATACTTGGTGAACCACCTTCCACTGGCTGTCAACAATGACACAAATGAGTTCACTATGCTTGCACCTCTAGACCCACTGGGCCACAACTACGGTATATATACAGTGACTGACCAAGATCCGCGGACAGCCAAAGAAATTGCGCTTGGCCGTTGCTTTGATGGTACTTCAGATGGCACCTCTCGAGTCATGAAGAGCAACGAAGGAGTGGCATTAACATTCACCTGTGGTGATAAAGAGGTCACTAGGCAAAGTATGTTTCAACAGATACAGAATTCACTGGGTCAGGCCACAGCTGGAAGTGCACGGCCGTCAAGAGGAAACCGGAGGCAGAGAGTTGATTCAACAGTGCCTCGAAATAGTAGGAGGAGGAGTACTCGTAATTCCTACACACGTGCCCAGACCATTGGTTGA